A window of Corallococcus macrosporus DSM 14697 contains these coding sequences:
- a CDS encoding M1 family aminopeptidase, with the protein MRCCHRHASEPIPSGPRPFSLPGATEHYAAERPVRAEHVRIEVDLDFDAHRITGLCTTRVWAVRPVHTVTFDAVDLDVSDVHVDGRAARFSNSGAHVRVELPTPLAAGGACEVAIRYTAQPRRGLYFWGPDAAHPHRPRQAWTQGQDIDARAWFPCLDTPAQKATTEVIATFPEAMTSLSNGTLESDHVRGGRRTQHYRMAQPHAPYLVTLVVGEFEEATDTAGTVPLRYLFPRGRKEDALRCVRRTPEMVRVFQEVTGEPYPWSGYAQIFVTDFILGGMENTSATSLTDTVLHDARAQPDYNAEPLVSHELAHQWFGDLLTCRDWPHGWLNEGFATWFELLWKERADGQDEADQHRLVDLDAYLAEARERYARPIVARRFHAPMDVFDRHLYEKGGLVLHELRRRLGDDLFFKGLRHYVARHRHGSVETVDLARAFEEATGHNLDAFFDQYVFAPGHPELKVEVRYDAEEARLRVQVRQTQSTADGVPLFRLPLDVALTVDGRDTVHRLEVTDAEHAFHLPCSSAPSQVRVDPRRGVLGTLAVDKSAGLWREELRAAPEMRARTEAAVALGREGGPRSVDALGEALADTRLFWGTRAACAKSLGRIRTAEARARLLAALSTEHPRVRRAVVAALGEFRRDAEVTSRLRALVNGGDASYFVEAEAARSYGRVRAPDALAVLEAASTRASYQDVIAVGAVDGLAESQDPAAFTAVLARTEYGHSAPLRRAATLAVAKLAEVAGRKREAVDLLGELLRDPLFRVRMGVFEAARALGDARLVPALEQTPLLDAVARRAARETVRFLREGEPQAREVASLREEMDRLKEETRALRERLEGLALKPPEPPRPPRGGTKAAKKKAPARVKPGARKAGGRPRKAPRR; encoded by the coding sequence ATGCGCTGCTGCCACCGTCACGCCTCCGAGCCCATCCCCTCCGGCCCCCGCCCCTTCTCCCTCCCTGGCGCCACCGAGCACTACGCCGCCGAGCGCCCCGTCCGCGCCGAGCACGTCCGCATCGAGGTGGACCTCGACTTCGACGCCCACCGCATCACCGGCCTGTGCACCACCCGCGTCTGGGCCGTCCGGCCCGTCCACACCGTCACCTTCGACGCGGTGGACCTGGACGTGTCCGACGTCCACGTGGACGGCCGCGCCGCGCGCTTCTCCAACTCCGGCGCGCACGTCCGCGTGGAGCTGCCCACGCCGCTGGCCGCCGGGGGCGCGTGCGAGGTGGCCATCCGCTATACGGCCCAGCCCCGCCGGGGCCTCTACTTCTGGGGCCCCGACGCCGCCCATCCCCACCGCCCCCGCCAGGCCTGGACGCAGGGCCAGGACATCGACGCGCGCGCCTGGTTCCCCTGCCTGGACACGCCGGCCCAGAAGGCGACGACGGAGGTCATCGCCACCTTCCCCGAGGCGATGACGTCCCTCTCCAACGGCACGCTGGAGAGCGACCACGTCCGCGGCGGGCGCCGCACCCAGCACTACCGGATGGCGCAGCCCCACGCGCCGTACCTCGTCACGCTCGTGGTGGGGGAGTTCGAGGAGGCCACCGACACCGCCGGCACCGTGCCCCTGCGCTACCTCTTCCCCAGGGGCCGGAAGGAGGACGCGCTGCGCTGCGTGCGCCGCACGCCGGAGATGGTGCGCGTCTTCCAGGAGGTCACGGGCGAGCCCTACCCCTGGAGCGGCTACGCGCAGATTTTCGTCACCGACTTCATCCTGGGCGGAATGGAGAACACCTCCGCCACCAGCCTCACCGACACCGTCCTCCACGACGCGCGCGCCCAGCCGGACTACAACGCGGAGCCGCTGGTTTCCCACGAGCTGGCCCACCAGTGGTTCGGCGACCTGCTCACCTGCCGCGACTGGCCCCACGGCTGGCTCAACGAGGGCTTCGCCACCTGGTTCGAGCTGCTCTGGAAGGAGCGCGCGGACGGGCAGGACGAGGCCGACCAGCACCGGCTGGTGGACCTGGACGCCTACCTGGCCGAGGCGCGCGAGCGCTACGCCCGCCCCATCGTCGCGCGGCGCTTCCACGCGCCCATGGACGTCTTCGACCGGCACCTCTACGAGAAGGGCGGCCTGGTCCTCCACGAGCTGCGCCGCCGCCTGGGGGACGACCTGTTCTTCAAGGGCCTGCGCCACTACGTCGCGCGCCACCGCCACGGCTCCGTGGAGACGGTGGACCTGGCCCGCGCCTTCGAGGAGGCCACCGGCCACAACCTGGACGCCTTCTTCGACCAGTACGTCTTCGCTCCCGGTCACCCCGAGCTGAAGGTGGAGGTCCGCTACGACGCCGAGGAGGCCCGGCTGCGCGTCCAGGTGCGCCAGACGCAGTCCACCGCGGACGGCGTGCCCCTCTTCCGCCTGCCGCTGGACGTGGCGCTCACCGTGGACGGCCGGGACACCGTCCACCGGCTGGAGGTGACGGACGCGGAGCACGCGTTCCACCTGCCCTGCTCCAGCGCGCCCTCGCAGGTGCGCGTGGACCCTCGTCGCGGAGTGCTCGGCACGCTGGCGGTGGACAAGTCCGCCGGCCTCTGGCGGGAGGAGCTGCGCGCCGCGCCGGAGATGCGCGCGCGCACCGAGGCCGCGGTGGCGCTGGGACGTGAAGGCGGCCCTCGCTCCGTGGACGCGTTGGGTGAGGCCCTCGCGGACACGCGCCTGTTCTGGGGCACCCGCGCCGCGTGCGCGAAGTCCCTGGGCCGCATCCGGACGGCGGAGGCTCGCGCGCGCCTGCTGGCCGCGCTGTCCACCGAGCATCCCCGCGTGCGCCGCGCCGTGGTGGCCGCGCTGGGAGAGTTCCGCCGCGACGCGGAGGTGACATCGCGCCTGCGCGCCCTGGTGAACGGCGGTGACGCCAGCTACTTCGTAGAGGCGGAGGCCGCCCGCAGCTACGGCCGGGTGCGCGCGCCCGACGCGCTGGCCGTCCTGGAAGCCGCGAGCACCCGCGCCTCGTACCAGGACGTCATCGCCGTGGGCGCGGTGGACGGGCTGGCCGAGTCCCAGGACCCCGCCGCCTTCACCGCGGTGCTGGCGCGCACCGAATACGGCCACTCGGCGCCGCTGCGCCGCGCCGCCACGCTCGCGGTGGCGAAGCTGGCGGAGGTCGCGGGGCGCAAACGCGAGGCCGTGGACCTGCTCGGCGAGCTGCTCCGCGACCCGCTCTTCCGCGTGCGCATGGGCGTCTTCGAGGCGGCGCGCGCGCTGGGAGACGCGCGGCTGGTGCCCGCGCTGGAGCAGACACCGCTGCTGGACGCCGTCGCCCGGCGCGCCGCCCGTGAGACGGTGCGCTTCCTGCGCGAGGGTGAGCCGCAGGCCCGCGAGGTGGCCTCGCTGCGTGAGGAGATGGACCGCCTCAAGGAAGAGACACGAGCGCTGCGCGAACGGCTGGAAGGGCTGGCGCTGAAGCCGCCGGAGCCACCTCGGCCCCCACGAGGCGGCACGAAGGCCGCGAAGAAGAAGGCGCCGGCGCGCGTGAAGCCGGGTGCCCGCAAGGCCGGAGGGCGGCCCCGCAAGGCCCCACGGCGCTAG
- a CDS encoding MarR family winged helix-turn-helix transcriptional regulator yields MSLDDPLSLDRQLCFPLYAAARAMTQAYAPLLSKLGLTYPQYLVLLVLWETDGETVKGMGERLYLDSGTLTPLLKRMESQGLVRRERSAEDARSVRIHLTSGGRALRRKAASIPEAMACKLGLTLEEATRLRRDVMRLFEVLSRSHVDSSK; encoded by the coding sequence ATGTCGCTGGATGACCCGCTCAGCCTGGACCGGCAGCTCTGCTTCCCGCTCTACGCGGCGGCCCGGGCCATGACGCAGGCGTATGCGCCGCTGCTGTCGAAGCTGGGCCTGACGTACCCGCAGTACCTGGTGCTCCTGGTGCTGTGGGAGACGGACGGTGAGACGGTGAAGGGGATGGGGGAGCGGCTGTACCTGGACTCGGGGACGCTCACGCCGCTGCTCAAGCGGATGGAGTCCCAGGGGCTGGTGCGGCGGGAGCGGAGCGCGGAGGACGCGCGCTCGGTGCGCATCCACCTGACGTCCGGAGGACGGGCCCTGCGCCGCAAGGCCGCGTCCATTCCCGAGGCGATGGCCTGCAAGCTGGGGCTGACGCTGGAGGAGGCGACCCGCCTGCGCCGCGACGTCATGCGGCTTTTCGAAGTGCTTTCGCGGTCCCACGTTGATTCCTCGAAGTAA
- a CDS encoding S8 family serine peptidase, which produces MEISRKPKSPVSQSTRPSDTARPAAAARPVEKAPAQTAKDGFESGGARGSNFVDRPKGNFVDRPTGLPPGTPSALPATAFTFGSGHVAVRPFADSAARAPVTLKASATPNAKVNDLQTTTSTVSFDQDVKLDSLKLNLDLAHTYKGDLVVKLTSPSGKTETLHNRTGGSADNIQGSFDLAAFKGESTKGTWTLSVEDKARRDTGTLKSWSLDAAGHATGPGPIEEPQKPLSGPPVIAVFDGGVDFKHSDLDDAMWVNPNEVAGDGVDNDGNGVKDDIYGYNVGYNSGDVMRGSGTDHGTHVAGIIAAEDNGEGNTGVAAGKAKIMSLGGLYNGADLLTNFERGVDYMVKMKTEHGVNIRAVNASFGNEYRNPADVKRWTDAVQKLADADILLVAATANGNGSNLNDVPDMPANIDLPNVITVASMDKNNDKLARFSSHGDKVVELAAVGEDVLSTVPGGRWEEMSGTSMATPTVAGAAALMFAENPNLTAAQVRDLLVQTVEVDSDLKGKVSTSGKLDIEAAVAAAKATLDDDTTVAGR; this is translated from the coding sequence ATGGAAATCTCTCGCAAGCCGAAGTCGCCCGTGTCGCAGTCCACCCGCCCCAGCGACACGGCCAGGCCGGCCGCCGCGGCCAGGCCCGTGGAGAAGGCGCCGGCCCAGACGGCGAAGGACGGCTTCGAGTCGGGGGGCGCGCGGGGCTCCAACTTCGTGGACCGCCCGAAGGGCAACTTCGTGGACCGCCCCACGGGCCTGCCGCCGGGCACCCCGTCCGCGCTGCCGGCCACGGCCTTCACCTTCGGCTCCGGCCACGTCGCCGTCCGGCCCTTCGCGGACAGCGCGGCCCGGGCCCCGGTCACGCTGAAGGCGTCCGCCACGCCCAACGCGAAGGTGAACGACCTCCAGACGACCACGTCCACCGTGTCCTTCGACCAGGACGTGAAGCTGGACTCGCTGAAGCTGAACCTGGACCTGGCGCACACCTACAAGGGTGACCTGGTCGTCAAGCTGACCAGCCCCTCCGGCAAGACGGAGACCCTCCACAACCGCACGGGCGGCAGCGCGGACAACATCCAGGGTAGCTTCGACCTGGCCGCCTTCAAGGGCGAGTCCACCAAGGGCACCTGGACGCTCTCCGTCGAGGACAAGGCCCGCCGCGACACCGGCACCCTGAAGAGCTGGAGCCTGGACGCCGCGGGCCATGCGACGGGCCCGGGCCCCATCGAGGAGCCGCAGAAGCCGCTCTCCGGCCCGCCGGTCATCGCCGTGTTCGACGGCGGCGTGGACTTCAAGCACTCCGACCTGGATGACGCGATGTGGGTCAACCCGAACGAGGTCGCGGGTGACGGCGTCGACAACGACGGCAACGGCGTCAAGGACGACATCTACGGCTACAACGTCGGCTACAACAGCGGCGACGTGATGCGCGGCAGCGGCACGGACCACGGCACGCACGTGGCCGGCATCATCGCCGCCGAGGACAACGGCGAGGGCAACACCGGCGTCGCCGCGGGCAAGGCGAAGATCATGAGCCTGGGCGGCCTGTACAACGGCGCGGACCTGCTCACCAACTTCGAGCGCGGCGTCGACTACATGGTGAAGATGAAGACCGAGCACGGCGTGAACATCCGCGCCGTCAACGCCAGCTTCGGCAACGAGTACCGCAACCCGGCGGACGTGAAGCGCTGGACGGACGCGGTGCAGAAGCTGGCCGACGCGGACATCCTCCTCGTCGCGGCCACGGCGAACGGCAACGGCAGCAACCTGAACGACGTGCCGGACATGCCCGCCAACATCGACCTGCCCAACGTCATCACCGTGGCGTCCATGGACAAGAACAACGACAAGCTCGCGAGGTTCTCCTCCCACGGAGACAAGGTCGTGGAACTGGCCGCGGTGGGTGAGGACGTGCTGAGCACCGTCCCGGGCGGCCGCTGGGAGGAGATGAGCGGCACCTCCATGGCCACCCCGACGGTGGCGGGCGCCGCGGCGCTGATGTTCGCCGAGAACCCCAACCTGACGGCCGCCCAGGTGCGCGACCTGCTGGTGCAGACGGTGGAGGTGGACTCCGACCTCAAGGGCAAGGTCAGCACCAGCGGCAAGCTGGACATCGAGGCCGCCGTCGCCGCCGCCAAGGCCACGCTCGACGACGACACCACGGTCGCCGGGCGCTGA
- a CDS encoding DUF3037 domain-containing protein, translating to MPAPSSFDYAIIRVVPRVEREEFINAGVVLFCATQRFLGVRVEPDEARLRALWPEADVDMIRGHLESFRRVCEGGKGSGPIGRLSQKERWHWVVAPRSTIIQTGPVHSGLCAEPQAALEHLLDTVVRLKRATASPGGP from the coding sequence GTGCCCGCGCCCAGCTCGTTTGATTACGCCATCATCCGCGTCGTCCCGCGCGTGGAGCGCGAGGAGTTCATCAACGCGGGCGTCGTGCTCTTCTGCGCCACCCAGCGCTTCCTGGGCGTGCGCGTGGAGCCGGATGAGGCGCGGCTGAGGGCGCTGTGGCCCGAGGCGGACGTGGACATGATTCGCGGCCACCTGGAGAGCTTCCGCCGCGTGTGCGAGGGCGGGAAGGGCTCGGGGCCCATTGGCCGGCTGTCCCAGAAGGAGCGCTGGCACTGGGTGGTGGCGCCGCGCAGCACCATCATCCAGACGGGGCCGGTGCACTCCGGGCTGTGCGCCGAGCCCCAGGCGGCGCTGGAGCACCTGCTGGACACGGTGGTGCGGCTGAAGCGCGCTACCGCGTCACCCGGCGGCCCGTGA
- a CDS encoding endonuclease/exonuclease/phosphatase family protein, producing MSPSPLRIVTYNVRYFGHMLRGLASTVGPKRRVAAALASLEPLPDVVCLQEVETSSLRSNIVDRPKSPGETQLTAFMGRMVETFGMAGLEMPYEAFYFRAHHYKLGEVSLYTTGLAVLVNTRKLEVATHNVAAPQAITHHHVQRLKDRKQSRICAHMRLLRREDGHPFHIFNTHLSLPTPFAREFWATRDKMGCGVNQLHEARKLTEFMHGLTGDEPYIVCGDFNSPPASPVYRYLTTDGRLTCAQAAVGQIDPNVARGFPTAGFMHMRMHLDHVFSGAGVRWLDTQETSPFGDLRSRFHGLSDHMPIIARFALDSGRTLITPAPTSLLS from the coding sequence ATGAGCCCATCCCCGCTGCGAATCGTCACCTACAATGTCCGCTACTTCGGCCACATGCTCCGCGGCCTGGCGAGCACCGTGGGCCCCAAGCGGAGGGTCGCCGCGGCCCTCGCGTCGCTGGAGCCGCTGCCCGACGTCGTCTGCCTGCAGGAGGTGGAGACCTCCTCGCTGCGCAGCAACATCGTCGACCGGCCCAAGAGCCCGGGAGAGACGCAGCTCACCGCCTTCATGGGCCGCATGGTGGAGACGTTCGGCATGGCGGGCCTGGAGATGCCCTACGAGGCCTTCTACTTCCGCGCCCACCACTACAAGCTCGGCGAGGTGTCCCTGTACACCACCGGCCTGGCCGTGCTGGTGAACACACGCAAGCTGGAGGTGGCCACGCACAACGTGGCCGCGCCCCAGGCCATCACCCACCACCACGTCCAGCGGCTCAAGGACCGGAAGCAGAGCCGCATCTGCGCCCACATGCGCCTGCTGCGGCGCGAGGACGGGCACCCCTTCCACATCTTCAACACCCACCTCAGCCTGCCCACGCCCTTCGCCCGCGAGTTCTGGGCCACGCGCGACAAGATGGGCTGCGGCGTCAACCAGCTCCACGAAGCGCGCAAGCTGACCGAGTTCATGCACGGCCTCACCGGCGACGAGCCCTACATCGTGTGCGGAGACTTCAACTCGCCGCCCGCCTCGCCCGTGTACCGCTACCTCACCACCGACGGCCGGCTCACCTGCGCCCAGGCCGCCGTGGGCCAGATTGACCCGAACGTGGCGCGCGGCTTTCCCACCGCCGGCTTCATGCACATGCGGATGCACCTGGACCACGTGTTCTCCGGCGCCGGCGTGCGCTGGCTCGACACGCAGGAGACGTCACCCTTCGGAGACCTCCGCAGCCGCTTCCATGGCCTGTCCGACCACATGCCCATCATCGCCCGCTTCGCCCTGGACAGCGGCAGGACGCTCATCACGCCAGCGCCGACCTCGCTGCTGTCGTAG
- a CDS encoding DUF6068 family protein yields the protein MRKPVAASLSRPAMLCAALALGTSCKSVEPHTTPSDGTTAPPEVSTPAPVTETATEAEAEAEAEAPTRRGNSLWLNARVGDRVAYSFSANRKAMGRQAPGTVPSAAVAGVVTLEVSAVELPWVWVTLYFTEDGGAPSRQPLLARPLVMPVRADESRALDAPREGKQSTEQLAAAGRQWEAKRYLNDKRSFDGPLENRLYAATPGPLYLTNGLLDASTTLSGFGTGGGSQLTLVEARQGQEGGTGLPPTLARPWGPGTWFDVQVGEDTTSVMRTCQAAERGFLLRQQVTPSKTGAACPDFTQADAVPLEEAVLARIWESLDVRQWPPSPTGLAPARSETVTVGAHRVPALRFETPQPQMNNVQVQVYAADPWDEALSGLAHEARFQPLLDQLMPAGGGMQLLDWGVWVPGGTP from the coding sequence ATGCGAAAGCCTGTCGCCGCCTCCCTGTCCCGCCCCGCGATGCTGTGCGCCGCCCTGGCCCTGGGCACGAGCTGCAAGAGCGTGGAGCCCCACACCACGCCCTCCGACGGCACCACCGCGCCGCCGGAAGTTTCCACCCCGGCCCCCGTGACGGAGACGGCGACAGAGGCGGAGGCGGAGGCGGAGGCGGAGGCACCAACGCGGCGCGGCAACTCGCTCTGGCTGAATGCGCGCGTGGGGGACCGCGTGGCGTATTCCTTCTCCGCCAACCGCAAGGCCATGGGCCGGCAGGCGCCCGGCACCGTGCCCTCGGCCGCGGTGGCTGGCGTGGTGACGCTGGAGGTCTCCGCGGTGGAGCTGCCCTGGGTCTGGGTGACGCTCTACTTCACCGAGGACGGCGGCGCGCCATCGCGGCAGCCCCTGCTGGCGCGTCCGCTGGTGATGCCCGTGCGCGCGGATGAGTCGCGTGCGCTGGACGCCCCCCGTGAAGGCAAGCAGAGCACCGAACAGCTCGCCGCCGCGGGCCGCCAGTGGGAGGCGAAGCGGTACCTGAATGACAAGCGGTCGTTCGACGGTCCTCTGGAGAACCGCCTCTACGCGGCGACGCCGGGGCCGCTGTACCTCACCAATGGCCTGCTCGACGCGAGCACCACGCTGTCGGGCTTCGGCACGGGCGGCGGCTCCCAGCTCACCCTGGTGGAGGCGCGCCAGGGACAGGAGGGTGGCACCGGCCTGCCGCCCACGCTCGCCCGTCCCTGGGGGCCGGGCACCTGGTTCGACGTGCAGGTGGGGGAGGACACCACGTCGGTGATGCGCACCTGCCAGGCCGCGGAGCGAGGCTTCCTCCTGCGTCAGCAGGTGACGCCGTCCAAGACAGGCGCGGCGTGCCCGGACTTCACCCAGGCGGACGCCGTGCCTCTGGAGGAAGCGGTGCTGGCGCGCATCTGGGAGTCCCTCGACGTCCGGCAGTGGCCCCCGTCTCCCACGGGCCTCGCGCCGGCCAGGAGCGAGACCGTGACGGTGGGCGCGCACCGCGTTCCGGCGCTTCGCTTCGAGACGCCACAGCCCCAGATGAACAACGTCCAGGTCCAGGTCTATGCCGCCGACCCCTGGGACGAGGCACTCTCCGGGCTGGCCCACGAGGCGCGCTTCCAGCCGCTGCTCGACCAGCTCATGCCTGCCGGTGGAGGCATGCAGCTCCTGGACTGGGGCGTGTGGGTGCCGGGCGGTACGCCGTAG
- a CDS encoding HipA family kinase produces MPRTVTATRYVTPLREGGSLPAIIEADDAGLYVVKFRGAGQGAKALIAELIAGELARELGLRVPELVLVELDPALGRNEPDSEIRELLKASAGLNLALDYLPASVTFDPVADPAPSAAEASGIVAFDAYITNVDRTPRNPNMLTWHRHLWLIDHGASLYFHHSWDDWEARSQGRFAPIRDHVLLPWATALTEAGQQLGARVTQEVVERIVGAIPEAWLTSTESPFPTAEAHRAAYTTWLLRRLEAVPAFIEEADRARAQLV; encoded by the coding sequence ATGCCAAGGACGGTCACCGCCACGCGCTACGTGACGCCACTGAGGGAGGGCGGCTCGCTGCCGGCCATCATCGAGGCGGACGACGCGGGGCTCTACGTCGTGAAGTTCCGGGGCGCGGGCCAGGGCGCCAAGGCGCTCATCGCCGAGCTCATCGCCGGGGAGCTGGCCCGGGAGCTGGGACTGCGGGTGCCGGAGCTCGTACTGGTGGAGTTGGACCCGGCGCTGGGGCGCAACGAGCCGGACTCCGAGATTCGCGAGCTGCTCAAGGCCAGCGCGGGCCTCAACCTGGCGCTGGACTACCTCCCGGCGTCGGTGACGTTCGACCCGGTGGCGGACCCCGCGCCCTCCGCGGCGGAGGCGTCCGGCATCGTCGCGTTCGACGCGTACATCACCAACGTGGACCGCACGCCGCGCAACCCCAACATGCTGACCTGGCACCGGCACCTGTGGCTCATCGACCACGGGGCGTCGCTGTACTTCCACCATTCCTGGGACGACTGGGAGGCGCGCAGCCAGGGCCGCTTCGCGCCCATCAGGGACCACGTGCTGCTGCCGTGGGCCACCGCGCTGACGGAGGCCGGCCAGCAGCTTGGCGCGCGCGTCACCCAGGAGGTGGTGGAGCGCATCGTGGGCGCCATTCCGGAGGCGTGGCTCACGAGCACCGAGTCCCCCTTCCCCACCGCCGAGGCCCACCGCGCCGCCTACACCACCTGGCTGCTGCGCCGGCTGGAAGCGGTGCCCGCGTTCATCGAGGAGGCGGACCGTGCCCGCGCCCAGCTCGTTTGA
- a CDS encoding J domain-containing protein has translation MQWVLFFSDRQVREQLFARVDSTRGLLLVTGVRHGAAMRPPEAREPFATLERLHGEVLSQVLVADEGTTDGMWRDPLGDLGDRLHPGSRDDAYAAATGYLLLRDGRPVAVVRKQGTPFEDLWFLQEALSKLTPRVPPPDPAQRPGRRRAEPAPRSPPRPASGGANARATGTRERTGWDDEATPPRGTRVPPPEPPRKDPWTVLGIAPGTPLDEARRAFRALVAQYHPDKVAHLAPEFHALAELRTREILDAWGEVERALSGGT, from the coding sequence GTGCAGTGGGTCCTCTTCTTCTCCGACAGACAGGTGCGTGAGCAGCTCTTCGCCCGGGTGGATTCAACGCGGGGCTTGTTGCTGGTGACGGGCGTCCGGCATGGCGCGGCCATGCGTCCTCCCGAGGCGCGCGAGCCCTTCGCCACGCTGGAGCGGCTGCACGGTGAGGTGTTGTCGCAGGTGCTGGTGGCGGATGAAGGCACAACGGATGGGATGTGGAGGGACCCGCTGGGGGATTTGGGGGACCGGCTCCATCCCGGCAGCCGGGATGACGCCTACGCGGCGGCCACGGGCTACCTGCTGCTGCGGGACGGCCGCCCTGTCGCGGTGGTGCGCAAGCAGGGGACGCCCTTCGAGGACCTCTGGTTCCTGCAAGAGGCCCTGAGCAAGCTCACGCCGCGGGTGCCACCACCGGACCCGGCCCAGCGGCCCGGGCGCCGCCGCGCGGAGCCGGCGCCCCGTTCTCCGCCGAGGCCCGCCAGCGGTGGCGCGAACGCCCGCGCCACGGGAACGCGGGAGCGGACGGGCTGGGACGACGAGGCCACGCCGCCCCGGGGCACGCGGGTGCCGCCGCCCGAGCCGCCGAGGAAGGACCCGTGGACGGTGCTGGGCATCGCGCCCGGGACGCCGCTGGACGAGGCGCGCCGGGCCTTCCGGGCGCTGGTGGCGCAGTACCACCCGGACAAGGTGGCGCACCTGGCGCCGGAGTTCCACGCGCTCGCCGAGCTGCGCACGCGGGAGATCCTGGACGCGTGGGGAGAGGTGGAGCGGGCGCTGTCCGGAGGGACGTGA
- a CDS encoding organic hydroperoxide resistance protein, which yields MAPVAISPLYSTAATTHGGRDGRVKSEDGVLDLPLAMPKALGGAGGAVTNPEQLFAAGYSACFESALRLVARMQGKSLGSDAGVRATVTIGKTPDGGFGLAVELQGLLPGIPNEEAQQLMEAAHQVCPYSKATRGNIDVKVSVAG from the coding sequence ATGGCTCCCGTCGCCATCAGCCCCCTGTACAGCACCGCCGCCACCACCCACGGAGGCCGCGATGGCCGCGTGAAGTCCGAGGACGGCGTCCTGGACCTGCCCCTGGCCATGCCCAAGGCGCTGGGCGGCGCGGGAGGCGCCGTCACCAACCCGGAGCAGCTCTTCGCCGCGGGCTACTCCGCCTGCTTCGAGAGCGCGCTGCGGCTGGTGGCGCGCATGCAGGGGAAGAGCCTGGGCAGCGACGCGGGCGTGCGCGCCACCGTCACCATCGGCAAGACGCCGGACGGCGGCTTCGGGCTCGCGGTGGAGCTCCAGGGCCTCCTGCCGGGCATCCCGAACGAGGAGGCCCAGCAGCTCATGGAGGCGGCCCACCAGGTGTGCCCGTACTCGAAGGCCACGCGCGGCAACATCGACGTGAAGGTCTCCGTCGCCGGGTAG